From the Carya illinoinensis cultivar Pawnee chromosome 4, C.illinoinensisPawnee_v1, whole genome shotgun sequence genome, one window contains:
- the LOC122308440 gene encoding heparanase-like protein 3, which yields MGYQIWVWGMCLWMCLFSYGFISVCSQGAKVEEGTVFINGTTAIGRIDDDFVCATLDWWPPEKCDYGTCSWGLVSLLNLDLGNNILLNAIKAFSPLKLRLGGSLQDKVIYGTEDNQQPCIPFVKNTSEMFGFTQGCLPMHRWDELNTLFEKAGAKIVFGLNALSGRSINSDVTAEGDWNYTNAESFIRYTVRKNYTIHGWELGNELSGSGVGTRIAADQYALDTIALQRIVQNIYKEIEPKPLIIAPGGFFDANWFQKFIEKTTKSLDVVSHHIYNLGPGVDTHLVEKILNPSYLDGEADTFRSLHKILKSSATSANAWVGESGGAYNSGHNLVTNAFVFSFWYLDQLGMASAHDTKTYCRQTLIGGNYGLLNTTTFEPNPDYYSALLWHRLMGNNVLSTSFSGTKKIRAYAHCAKYSKGIVLLLINLDNSTTIQAELAFNGTGSLHNLVQLIQPDISKTAREEYHLTTKDENLHSQTILLNGNILTVNSSGDIPPLEPEYKNSSTPIKVDPFSIVFAHIPSVVLPACR from the exons ATGGGTTATCAGATTTGGGTTTGGGGGATGTGCCTCTGGATGTGTTTGTTTAGCTACGGCTTCATTTCCGTATGCTCGCAGGGTGCTAAGGTTGAAGAGGGCACCGTTTTCATTAATGGGACAACAGCCATTGGGAGGATtgatgatgattttgtttgtgcAACCTTGGATTGGTGGCCTCCTGAGAAATGCGACTATGGAACATGCAGCTGGGGTCTTGTTTCTCTCCTCAATCTG GATCTTGGCAACAATATTCTGTTAAATGCCATAAAAG CCTTTTCCCCCTTGAAACTTAGACTAGGAGGCAGTTTGCAAGATAAGGTCATATATGGTACCGAAGACAATCAGCAACCTTGTATTCCTTTCGTTAAAAATACTTCAGAGATGTTTGGTTTCACTCAAGGTTGCTTACCCATGCATAGATGGGATGAATTAAACACCCTTTTCGAGAAAGCCGG GGCTAAGATTGTTTTTGGGTTAAATGCTCTTAGCGGACGATCTATAAATTCTGATGTAACTGCCGAGGGAGATTGGAACTATACAAATGCTGAATCTTTCATCCGTTATACTGTCAGAAAGAACTACACTATTCATGGTTGGGAGCTGG GAAATGAGTTGTCAGGGAGTGGAGTCGGCACAAGAATTGCAGCAGATCAGTATGCCTTGGACACTATTGCTTTGCAAAGAATAGTCCAAAACATTTACAAGGAGATCGAACCTAAGCCACTAATCATAGCACCTGGAGGCTTCTTTGATGCAAACTGGTTTCAAAAATTCATAGAGAAGACGACCAAATCTTTGGATGTTGTCTCccaccatatatataatttggggCCAG GAGTTGATACGCACCTTGTTGAAAAGATTCTTAACCCATCCTATCTTGATGGTGAGGCTGATACATTTAGGAGTCTCCATAAAATCCTCAAGAGTTCTGCAACTTCAGcaaatgcatgggttggtgaGTCGGGAGGGGCTTACAACAGTGGCCATAATCTTGTCACAAATGCATTTGTGTTTAGTTTCTG GTATTTGGATCAGCTTGGAATGGCATCGGCTCATGACACAAAAACTTACTGCAGACAGACCTTGATTGGTGGAAACTATGGTTTACTCAACACCACCACCTTCGAACCAAACCCCGACTACTACAG TGCTCTTCTTTGGCACCGATTAATGGGAAACAACGTTCTGTCAACAAGCTTTTCTGGAACAAAGAAGATACGTGCTTATGCTCACTGTGCAAAATATTCT AAAGGgatagtattattattaatcaACCTAGACAACAGCACCACCATCCAGGCCGAACTAGCCTTCAATGGTACTGGGAGTTTGCATAATCTTGTTCAGCTGATTCAACCTGATATAAGCAAAACTGCAAGAGAGGAATACCATCTGACAACAAAAGATGAGAATTTACACAGCCAAACCATCCTGCTAAATGGAAACATTTTAACTGTAAATTCATCCGGAGACATACCTCCGTTGGAGCCTGAATATAAAAATTCATCAACCCCAATAAAGGTAGATCCTTTCTCTATTGTATTTGCTCACATACCGAGTGTTGTTCTCCCAGCTTGCCGGTAG
- the LOC122308441 gene encoding triphosphate tunnel metalloenzyme 3-like: MEVEVKLRIPDAGAHRRVTDVLAPFHVKTHRQENHFFDGSAGELSALRAVLRLRFSDKDPSCVVTLKAKAVLVDGISRVEEDEEVLDPSIGRDCAAEPAKLSAVESRVVRRAREEFGVLGFVGLGGFGNVRQVYEWKGLKLEVDETDFGFGTVYEIECESDNPEDAKKLLEEFLKDHGIDYSYSEKSKFAIFRSGKLP; the protein is encoded by the coding sequence ATGGAGGTCGAGGTTAAACTGCGGATTCCAGACGCGGGGGCCCACCGCCGCGTTACCGATGTTTTGGCCCCTTTCCACGTCAAGACTCACCGCCAGGAGAACCACTTCTTCGACGGATCCGCCGGTGAGCTCTCGGCTCTCCGAGCCGTCCTCCGGCTAAGATTCTCCGACAAAGACCCCAGCTGCGTCGTCACTCTCAAAGCCAAAGCCGTCCTCGTCGACGGCATAAGCCGCGTGGAGGAGGACGAGGAGGTACTGGACCCCTCTATCGGGCGCGATTGCGCGGCCGAGCCGGCGAAGCTGAGCGCTGTGGAGTCTAGGGTTGTGAGGAGGGCGAGGGAGGAATTCGGGGTGTTGGGGTTTGTGGGGCTGGGAGGGTTTGGGAATGTGAGGCAAGTGTACGAGTGGAAGGGACTGAAATTGGAGGTGGACGAGACTGATTTTGGGTTTGGGACTGTGTATGAGATTGAGTGTGAGAGTGACAATCCCGAGGACGCCAAGAAATTACTCGAGGAGTTTCTCAAGGACCATGGGATCGACTATTCGTACTCGGAGAAGTCCAAATTCGCGATTTTTCGGTCCGGGAAGCTGCCATA